The region CTGGCAGCAGCACGTCGTCCACACGTTCCTCGGGCGCCGGCCGGCCGAGGACGCCGTCCTCCGGGACCCGGTCCCGACGCCGGCGGAGGTCGCCGGTCCCCGGCCGAGACCGCGGCCGCGGCACACGCCGGACTACACCGAGCGCGACGGCGGCGCGGACGACATGGGGTACGACGACGACCCGGCTCTCGGGGACGACACCGAGACCCCGCCGGCCGGCAGCCCCCCGGCGTCCTGACCTCAACGGTCGGCGCGCAGCGCGTACCGCCGCTCCGCGTAGGCGATGTCGTCGCGCCACAACCGCTTCGCCGTGCTCGCGACGAGGGGTCGCAGCGCCGCCGCGACCTTCTTCGTGTGCGCGAAGCCGGGCCGCTCCGAGTACGCCACGACGGCCTCGATCACCGCGGTCCGGGCCGCCCCGTCCGAGCCCGGACGCAGCGGCGTCGCGTGCGTCTCGACGACGGAGCCGGTGCCCTCGCCGTCGACGATCTCCATGGTCACCGTGCGCGGGTCCGGACAGCTGAATTCGGCGTGCACCGGCACCCCGAACGGGCCGGCGACCTTGAAGGCGACCTCGACGAGGAACCGGTCCTCGGCCGGCGGGCAGTCCGCGCGCGGGGCGCTGAGCACGCGCAACGTGGCGAACGAGTAGGGGTGGAACCAGGCGCCGTGCCAGGGGTCGAGCCGGTTCGCGAGCACGTCCGTGGGCTCGCAGCGGCCGATCACTGTGGCGACGGCGTCGAACGCACCGGCCTCGGGCGGGCGCGGGCCGAGGAAGGGACGCTCCGTGGGCTGCTCGCCGTCGGGCAGGGTGGAGTCGAGGCGGACCCAGGCCAGCACGCCGTCGTCGAAGGTCGGGAAGGTGGCCCAGCCCGGCCGGCCACCGGGGCCGAGCGGCATCCCGTGCCAGCGGCAGACCAGGGCGTCGTCGTGCACCGGGGCGTCGCAGAGGGCGGCGCCGAGGTGGGGGCACGCGCCGGGACCGGCGTGCAGCGCGCCGGTCGAGTCCCGCCACGCGACGACCTCACGTCCCGCGACGACTCGCCCGTAGGCGCGGTCACCGCGGACCTCCCGGCTGCCGGCGAGCACGAACCAGCCGCCGGACGGGCGGGCCGCCGCCCGCTGCGTGGCGGCCCGGATGAGGGCGGGTGACGCGTCCCGCCACGACGGTTCCTGTTCGGCCCAGGGTGGGATCCGCAACCGGCGCAACGGAGTCCGGGCCTGACGCTGCTCCACGCGCCGAGACTAGGACCGCGCCGCCGGCTCGGCGACTCGACGGCGGGGCTGGATCCGCGGCGGGTCAGAGCCAGTTGTTGCGGCGGAAGTTGCGGTAGAGCAGGCCGCAGGCGACCGCGATGAGGAGCAGGACGGCGGGATAGCCGAAGTTCCAGTGCAGCTCGGGCATGTAGTCGAAGTTCATGCCGTAGATGCCGGCCACCATCGTCGGCACGGTGATCAACGCGGCGTACGCGGTGATCTTGCGCATGTCCGAGTTCTGCCGCATCGAGACCTTGGCCAGCACCGCGTCCACCAGCGTGGTCAGCAGCTCGTTGAAGCCCGCGACACGCTCGGCGACCGTGGAGAGGTGGTCCTCCACGTCCCGGAAGTAGGAGCGGACCTCGTGCGGGATCAGCGAGCTGTAACCCTCGGTGATCTTGCGGAGCGGCTTGAGCAGCGGCATCACCGCGCGGCGAAGCTCGAGGATCTCGCGCTTCATCACGTAGATCTGCTCGGGGTCCATCGTCGAGCGCGGGGCGAAGACCTCGGCCTCGATCTCGTCGATGTCGTCCTCGATGGCCTCGGTGACCTCGAGATAGGAGTCCACGACGTGGTCCGCGATCGCGTGCAGCACCGCGGACGGGCCGAGCGCGAGCTGCTCCGGGTCCGCTTCGAGGGCGCGCCGGACCTGCTGCAGGCCGCTGTGCTTGCCGTGCCGGACGGTGACGACGAAGTCCCGCCCGACGAAGGCCTGCACCTCGCCGGTCTCGACGATCTCGTTCGCCGTCGTCGGCTCGGCATGGCCCACGTAACAGACGGTCTTGAGGACCATGAAGAGCGTGTCGTCGTAGCGCTCGAGCTTCGGCCGGTTGTGCGCGTGCACCGCGTCCTCGACGGCCAGCTCGTGCAGCCCGTAGGTCTCCGCGATGCCGGTGATCTGCTCCTCGCTGGGCTCGTGCAGGCCGATCCAGACGAAGCCCTCGCCACGCTCGCGGACCTCGTCGATCGCGGCGTCGTGGGTGAAGCGACCGGGCAGCCGGACGCCGTCGACGTACACGCCGCAGTCCACGACGTACGCGGACAGGGGGACCCGCAGGCGGGGGAGCACGGCCTGACCGGCACGGCCGTTCAGCTTGCCCGCAGCCCGGATGACGGGGCGGAAGGAGGACAGGGGCGGCACGGGGTACCTCCTGCGACGAGGACCTCGACGGGCCGAGGTCGTGCGGGGAGTGGACACGGGCCGTCCTCCGCTCGGCGGCGGCGACCCGGTGAGCTCGTCGCGCCTCCTCGCCGTGCTGCGTGGGCTCAGCTGCTCCACACGGTGGTCACGACGGGGACGCGCTCGGTACTGCACCCTGGAGCGGGATCCATCGCGCCACCTCCTTCGTCCACCGTCCCCGACCGCGCGGCCGGTGAAACCCCCGGGCCTGTGATCAGGGCCGCCCGCCGAAGCGCGGGCCACCGGCTAGATTACGCCTCCGGAAGTTGTATCGGCGATGGAGGCGTTGACGTTGCAGTTCGGTCGGTATTACGAGGAGTTCGAGGTCGGCGCGGTCTACAAGCACTGGCCCGGCAAGACGGTCACGGAGTACGACGACCACCTCTTCTGCCTCCTCACGATGAACCACCACCCGCTCCACATGGACGCGAACTATGCCGAGGAGACCACCGACTTCAAGCGGAACGTCGTGGTCGGCAACTACATCTACTCGTTGCTGCTGGGCATGTCCGTGCCGGACGTGTCGGGCAAGGCAATCGCCAACCTCGAGGTGGAGTCGCTCAAGCACACGAAGCCGACGTTCCACGGGGACACGATCTACGGCGAGACCGAGGTCCTGGACAAGACGCCGTCGAAGTCCAAGGACGACCGGGGCGTCGTGTACGTGGAGACGCGGGGGTACAAGCAGGACGGCACGGTCGTCTGCACCTTCCGCCGCAAGGTGATGGTCCCGAAGCTGAGCTACGGCGAGGCGCGGGGCGGGGAGCAGCCGGGCCGCCCGGTTCCGAAGGCCTGACCTCTCACGAACGGCACCCTCGTGCGGACCTGGCGCCCGAGGGTGCCGTTCGTGCGTGATGAGGGAGGGGCGTCACGGGAACGCGCGGGGGAGGACGGCCCACTCCGCGAGGGTCTCCGCGAGCAGATCGACCTTCGGAAGTGCCGCGAACTCCGCCGCGTCGACGAACTTCGCCTCGTCCGCGTCGTCGCCCGCGGCCAGCTCGCCGCCGACCGCCTCGCAGAGGTAGTCCGCGATGACGTAGCCGCCGCGGACGACCGTGCCGACGTGCCGGCCCGGGACGACGACGAGGCCCGTCTCCTCCGCCATCTCGCGGACCAGCGCGGCGGCGTCGTCCTCGCCGGACTCGACGCGGCCGCCGGGCAGCGACCACAGGCCCCGGCCCGGATCGTGGCCGCGGCGGATCAGCAACAGCCGGCCGCGGGCGTCGAAGAGGAGGCCGCCCACGCAGGGGACGCGTCGCTCGGAGCCGGACATCGGAACGGGACGTTACTCGACGGCCGGCCGGATGGATCGATGCAGCAGGTGTCGCCTCCTCGGACCCGAGGATCGGCCCGGCCGGCCGGAATCTGCCCGAAAAACCCCTGGACAGGTGATATTTCGCTACCGTGAGTCGTCGCCCGGAGCGGTACGCTCCCCGCGTGGCCGGTACCCGTCCGGGTCGGTCTCCGGTAGACATGATCTTGCAAGCTGTCCTCGGTCCTGAACGGTGGTCGCGTGAACGTCAAGAAGCTGGTGACGCTCCTCGTCGTTGCTCTTGTGGTGTTCTTCATCCTGACCAACCCGAACGGGGCCTCGAACTCGGTCAGCAACATCGGCAACATCCTGTACAACGCCGCGCAGTCGACCACCACCTTCTTCACCAACTTGTTCTGACCCCGTGCTGGCGCCCCGCGAGATCGACGAGTACCTGCTGCCCACGGAGCGGCGCGTCATCCGCGTGCGCCAGCACTGGGCGGTGATGGCCAAGCACATCGTCCAGACCGTGCTGTTCGTGCTGGCGATGGTGCTGATCGAGCGGTACCTCGACGGCAACTTCGGCGGCGGCTCCGCGTCGGACGACTCGCTCGCCATCGGCGAGCGCGTCGTGGACAACCTGACGTTCTACCTCGCGCTGGTCGCGGTCGCGCGGTTCACGATCAACACGATCCTGTGGTGGATCGAGCGCATCGTGATCACGGACAAGCGGGTGATGCTCGCCCAGGGGATCATCACCCACAAGGTCGGCATGATGCCGCTGGGCAAGGTCACGGACCTGACCTTCCAACGCAGCTTCGGCGGCCGGATCCTCGGCTATGGCACGCTCGTCGTCGAGTCCGCGGGTCAGATCCAGGCGCTGAA is a window of Pseudonocardia sp. T1-2H DNA encoding:
- a CDS encoding DUF5914 domain-containing protein, translated to MEQRQARTPLRRLRIPPWAEQEPSWRDASPALIRAATQRAAARPSGGWFVLAGSREVRGDRAYGRVVAGREVVAWRDSTGALHAGPGACPHLGAALCDAPVHDDALVCRWHGMPLGPGGRPGWATFPTFDDGVLAWVRLDSTLPDGEQPTERPFLGPRPPEAGAFDAVATVIGRCEPTDVLANRLDPWHGAWFHPYSFATLRVLSAPRADCPPAEDRFLVEVAFKVAGPFGVPVHAEFSCPDPRTVTMEIVDGEGTGSVVETHATPLRPGSDGAARTAVIEAVVAYSERPGFAHTKKVAAALRPLVASTAKRLWRDDIAYAERRYALRADR
- the corA gene encoding magnesium/cobalt transporter CorA, giving the protein MPPLSSFRPVIRAAGKLNGRAGQAVLPRLRVPLSAYVVDCGVYVDGVRLPGRFTHDAAIDEVRERGEGFVWIGLHEPSEEQITGIAETYGLHELAVEDAVHAHNRPKLERYDDTLFMVLKTVCYVGHAEPTTANEIVETGEVQAFVGRDFVVTVRHGKHSGLQQVRRALEADPEQLALGPSAVLHAIADHVVDSYLEVTEAIEDDIDEIEAEVFAPRSTMDPEQIYVMKREILELRRAVMPLLKPLRKITEGYSSLIPHEVRSYFRDVEDHLSTVAERVAGFNELLTTLVDAVLAKVSMRQNSDMRKITAYAALITVPTMVAGIYGMNFDYMPELHWNFGYPAVLLLIAVACGLLYRNFRRNNWL
- a CDS encoding MaoC family dehydratase — protein: MQFGRYYEEFEVGAVYKHWPGKTVTEYDDHLFCLLTMNHHPLHMDANYAEETTDFKRNVVVGNYIYSLLLGMSVPDVSGKAIANLEVESLKHTKPTFHGDTIYGETEVLDKTPSKSKDDRGVVYVETRGYKQDGTVVCTFRRKVMVPKLSYGEARGGEQPGRPVPKA
- a CDS encoding NUDIX hydrolase, translated to MSGSERRVPCVGGLLFDARGRLLLIRRGHDPGRGLWSLPGGRVESGEDDAAALVREMAEETGLVVVPGRHVGTVVRGGYVIADYLCEAVGGELAAGDDADEAKFVDAAEFAALPKVDLLAETLAEWAVLPRAFP
- a CDS encoding PH domain-containing protein, with the translated sequence MLAPREIDEYLLPTERRVIRVRQHWAVMAKHIVQTVLFVLAMVLIERYLDGNFGGGSASDDSLAIGERVVDNLTFYLALVAVARFTINTILWWIERIVITDKRVMLAQGIITHKVGMMPLGKVTDLTFQRSFGGRILGYGTLVVESAGQIQALNRIDFMPRPEEIYEALSELVFGEKGKTRATGMLARPRWRRG